TAGTGCTCTACATATAAAGACATTAAGTAGTTTTGCAGTCTTTCTAGTATCCATAAGATAAGGGATTCGCCTTACTCAATAGTTTTGACTGGTAGAGAACGTTTCAGCATGAGAAGTTGTTGTTTCTCCGGCAGCTTCTTTTGAGCATGGAATTCAGCAAAACTTCTTTTCAGCATGTCCTCCACCTTGCAATTTGAAAAAATGGCAAGTTAGAAAAACTGACACGTGCACTGCCAAGGTCACTGGGCTGGAAATCCATGGGAACTACAGGCATGCAACTAAATGAGATGGTAGATCAATGGTCCAGACATTAAGATACCTTCAATTCTTCAACACGTAAAAGATGGAGGATCATTATGTAGGTTAATCGGAACTGAGATTCTAGTCTTGTTGCGCTTCCAACAATTATACGCCTCAGATCACTTTCATCTGGAACTTCATCGCGACACATGACAACAACTGTGCCAGTTTTGTCAAGTCCTCTTCTGCCAGCACGCCCTGCCATTTGAGTGTACTCTCCAGGAAGTAATGATCTGAATTCCTTTCCATCAAACTTCCTCAAAGCATCGAAAACAACCTGTAGCGTAAATCATAGAAAAGGAAGTTGCAGGAAAATTCATTGAGGAGATTTGTGAATACCACATTTGTTAAAGAAATTCCAACACACTGGAGGCAATAACTTGGAATGACATTCTCAACAACTCAGATATAACCTTAAACTCTGCTCCTAACAAATGTCATATGACAATCCATATAATACGGTATGTTGTAAAGAATAAGCCACTTAACATTGTAACACTAAATTCACATccgcaagaaaaaaaaaacagagaagccTCACCGTTCTAGCCGGAGCATTAACCCCCATAGCGAATGTCTCCGTTGAAAATAGCACCTGTAGAAATATGACAAACGATCAATTGCCGGAAgtgattataaaaataatgaaaaagtcGCAATATGACGTCAATTGTGGCAGCACGAAAAATACTAAGCCTACCTTAATGACACCACGGCAAAAGAGCATTTCAACAACTTCCTTTACTATTGGAAGCAGCCCAGCATGATGAACACCGATTCCTCTATGAAGTAGGCTTTGGACTCTGAGGACCTTTAAAATGTGTAACCCCAACAGTTCATGGGCACGAATAAAGGTACCTCtctaaatttaaaatgtgaaaaGACAGGAAATTCGTAAGATAACCAACCTGAGGTAAATTCCGATCAGACCCTTTTAATCTCGAAAAAGCTTTATCGCAGAAGACGCGGATTTCACTTTTCTCAGAACTAGTAGTAAGATCAGTCCCAGTCAAAGCGTCAGCACACCTATCGCAATAATTCTTTGAGAAACAGAAGACAACCACCTAGTAGGAAACGTAATATCCAAAGGTTAGTAAACAAACTCCAGATAGGATTGAATATACACCTCATAACCATAGAGAAAACAAAAGTGACATATAACATACAGGTAATAGGGACTTCTTTGAGAGCTTGTTGATAAGCagcaaccaatttgaagctgcTGATCGTCTAAATGCCCCATTGTTCTGGCCGTTACCACCGTAAGAGGACTTTGCCAAATCTTTTACACTTGAATGTTTATTCTGCTTGCCACGAGAGTGAGCTTCATGTTTCTGAGATTTGTTACCATCCTGATGAGCTGAAGATCCCGCGTGCTGTTTAGGACCGACACTAACTGCACTTgaattcttcttcttgtgtgtaTCTTTAGCATCCTTTATCCCTTTAGATATAAAAACTTCATTCTCACATACTTTGTATAGTTCGCCAGAATAAAATAGGCAATGCTCTAGAGGAACTGGTCTTTTTGTTGTGCTGAAAACAAAACCCACAAAATTATGAAAGTTAAGATTTTCATGAATGGCTTGATTATTCACAATTAATTTACCAGGGTACAATAAATCTCACCCAGTAACACGTATCTCCTTTTGTTTTGTTCGGCCAATCCAGTCAGCAAATTCAAATGTGTTAGGCACCTATAAGCAATTAAAATTTAGCACTGCCTGTTATTAGTTGCAATGAAATAAGGAGGAGAAGCTCATGGGAAAAAAGGCAGAATGGAGAACAGTGACTAAATGctagaaaaacaaatatatattgcaACTAAAAACTGAGTGAAGTTTATAGTTGGATTGTATCTTCGTAAATGTTAGAAATTGAGAAAATAGTGCATGGTAAACACAAGTAACACTTCTAAAGAACCATATTTTTAAACGCACAAACATAAAAGTAACAATAAGTACCGTTGCAGAAAGAAGGACAAAATTTATATGCCTTGGCAACATGATGATGACTTCTTCCCAAACAACACCTCTCTCTACGTCATTGACATAGTGAACTTCATCAAATACAACCTGCCAGTCAAAGGAACAGCAACAATAAAACATGATTGACCTTCACATAGAACCACAAAGGCTGTTACGAAATAGAAATATACAAGcacaaaacaaaattagaaaaaaatttaacatcAGAAAGCTGTTTTACCCATTCTATATCACGTATGATATCAGCACCGCGGTACAGCATTGACCTTAATATTTCTGTAGTCATAATCAGACAAGATGCCTCTGGCCTTATGCTAACATCACCCGTGAGAAGTCCTACATCAAACTTCCCACAAAAGTCTCTGTATTTTTGGTTGCTGATGGTTTTAATTGGGGCAGTATAAACAGCTCGTGTACAATGCTGAAGAGAGGGACATTAATCAGTCAGAGCaaagaatataataataaaaacacgATAGAATTCTCTACCTTGGTGGCCAAAGCGAATGCATATTCTGCAACAACTGTCTTCCCTGCTGATGTATGGGCTGCTACAAAAACAGACTCCCCCTTTTCTAAACAACAGATAGCCTGTAGGCATAAGACACTCGGTTATTTACTGACAATTCACATATAACAGGAAACCAAGCATGTTCCTCAAAATCCGCAAACTAAAAATAGCCAAGGAAAGTACCTCCTTCTGAAAGATGTCCAATTCGAAAGGGAACTCCATAGCCATGTCAGGAACAAGCTCATGGAACCGGTCTGCAATGTCTTGGCTATCTCCTTTAGTAGCCCATCCCTAAAAGAAGAGCAAATTATAAATCATGCTGACGGGAGGGAAAATGAAATTTCCAGATGCAGAATCCGCTTTGTTACCTCTTTCCGTAATTGTTTACCACTGTTCCCAGCAATTGCTTCATCCGACATTATTGCTGTTTTAGCTGATGACAAAATCTCATCCAGCACGGTGACGTCAGTCTCTGTCCCCTTGCTGAGTTCTCTACCTTTGCTCGCTTCAGGTTCAAGCTCAGGTTCTGCTTCTGCTTTTGGAGACTCAGATCCTTCGGAACGATCTTCATAACAGTTTTCGTTCTCAGAACAAATTTAAAGGAAAATGCAGATAAAGGAATAAAGTATAACTGGTGTTACGCACCATCTCCCTCAAGTTCAAAAACAGTATCTTCTTCCAAAACCGACTTGAATAGATCACCAAATTGAATAGACAACGTGCTCTGAGAATATCACCAACACAAAGATAGTAAAaagaatttattaaatataacaagaaaGTTCACATATACCAACGAAATTAATCCACATACCGACTTATCATCTGAAGCATTTCCATGTGAACTCTGATCCTCATAAACTTTCCATGTTTGGGGATAAGGCTTCAAAggaaaacaggatgaatcaatCCACACTAAATCATACGCGAATGTATTAAATAATAACATAAGATGGTGACAATATAAGATACCATGAGATGTCCTCCAAGATATAGACTCTGCTTGAAACTAGGAGGAACGTTCTGAGGAGGACCTCCGTTGAGCAATTCCTGTACCCATTGGCCATCACATACACCATGTGGAAGGATTCTCTCTGAAGAAGACTGTGAATCCTCCAAGCCACCTGGACGGAAAGGGCGATTATTGGCGCTGCCTCTCAGAAAATCCTTTGGAGGTCCCACCATTCTAGGGAAAAATCCAGAATCTTGATCTCCGTACATTTGTTCTGATAAATCCACCTAAGAAAATATGACAATCCATTTCTCCAACTAGAGTCAGAAACAGCTGGTCATTCATTCTTTCTACCAAGAAAGTTCTGACTCATGGATAACATCACACTATCTAAAGGAAGAAAATGAGTTTACCTCCACTGACTTTGGCTCCCATCTTCGGTTTTTCTGACGCCTGAATGGCAATTCCCAAGTTGGAACTAGGACGGACCTGGGCAAAGAAGGTTGAAGAGGCACTTTAACCCTAGCAAACCAATCAAAATCCCACTGATTCTGAGCGTTTTCAGCAGAAAACTGCTGAGGTTCCAGTCTTGGGAGGAGATATTTATCCTCGATATGTTCCTTTATCGATTCTTTTGATTCCTTAGCAAATGCAGGAGgctgagaaatacacaaaaataaatgagCAAGAATCCCCCCCACGGCCATATGAAAAAAGAATCAGGAAATTTGGTTACTTGTATTCACAGTTCCCTAATCAACAAACACTACTAAGTTCAATCACAGTTAAGACCTATTGACAGAGAGCAATTACACATACGAAGTGAGATGCTTAGTTATTAGCAAAATCAACTAATTTTCACAAATCAGTAGCGCCTAATTTTGACACGATTGAGTCTTGGGAAATCAAACCAATCCGAAAGAATACTCACGCAGACGAAATCGGGAAGTGAGTTCACTGCGCCGTCGCTCTCCGCAGTGTACAGAGGCTCGACGCGGAGGTGACCGCCATGACCGGAGATTACGACCCGGAACGCGAGCTCGTTAGCTGCTTCGACTTTGTTCATTCTCTGTTCAGTGCATTCCCTTTTCTTTCTCGCCGTCTTTGTCCGTACTGTTATCAGCGAACGGCGTGCCAGGGAGCGAGGGAGGATCCGGTGAAAGGTACGAACAACTATTGAGCCCACCCTTTGTCTCCAGTTGAGTTTCAAAACGCCCTGCCGTTTCATTGTTACTAATGAGAAGCGCTTGTTGTCTTTATCTCTGATGGGCTCTAAAATAGA
The window above is part of the Brassica napus cultivar Da-Ae chromosome C3, Da-Ae, whole genome shotgun sequence genome. Proteins encoded here:
- the LOC106352753 gene encoding DExH-box ATP-dependent RNA helicase DExH11-like, which produces MNKVEAANELAFRVVISGHGGHLRVEPLYTAESDGAVNSLPDFVCPPAFAKESKESIKEHIEDKYLLPRLEPQQFSAENAQNQWDFDWFARVKVPLQPSLPRSVLVPTWELPFRRQKNRRWEPKSVEVDLSEQMYGDQDSGFFPRMVGPPKDFLRGSANNRPFRPGGLEDSQSSSERILPHGVCDGQWVQELLNGGPPQNVPPSFKQSLYLGGHLMPYPQTWKVYEDQSSHGNASDDKSSTLSIQFGDLFKSVLEEDTVFELEGDDRSEGSESPKAEAEPELEPEASKGRELSKGTETDVTVLDEILSSAKTAIMSDEAIAGNSGKQLRKEGWATKGDSQDIADRFHELVPDMAMEFPFELDIFQKEAICCLEKGESVFVAAHTSAGKTVVAEYAFALATKHCTRAVYTAPIKTISNQKYRDFCGKFDVGLLTGDVSIRPEASCLIMTTEILRSMLYRGADIIRDIEWVVFDEVHYVNDVERGVVWEEVIIMLPRHINFVLLSATVPNTFEFADWIGRTKQKEIRVTGTTKRPVPLEHCLFYSGELYKVCENEVFISKGIKDAKDTHKKKNSSAVSVGPKQHAGSSAHQDGNKSQKHEAHSRGKQNKHSSVKDLAKSSYGGNGQNNGAFRRSAASNWLLLINKLSKKSLLPVVVFCFSKNYCDRCADALTGTDLTTSSEKSEIRVFCDKAFSRLKGSDRNLPQVLRVQSLLHRGIGVHHAGLLPIVKEVVEMLFCRGVIKVLFSTETFAMGVNAPARTVVFDALRKFDGKEFRSLLPGEYTQMAGRAGRRGLDKTGTVVVMCRDEVPDESDLRRIIVGSATRLESQFRLTYIMILHLLRVEELKVEDMLKRSFAEFHAQKKLPEKQQLLMLKRSLPVKTIECIKGEPAIEDYYEMYMEANECNSKMSEAVMQSPNAQQHLVPGRVVVMKSETGIDNLLGVVLKGLSNRQYVVLVIKSEIPPPEKNMVSIGKKSSDPSQGFFIAPKSKRGFEDDYYSTSSSRKGTGVIKIELPYHGVAAGVGYEVRAFDNKEFLCICVSKIKIDQVRLLEDGNKAAFSQTVQQLLDLKSDGNKFPPALDPVKDLKLKDAELVETYYKWTSLLQKMSMNKCHGCVKLDEHMKLAREIRKHKKDLKDLEFQMSDEALLQMPAFQGRIDVLKKIGCIDDDLVVQIKGRVACEMNSGEELICTVCLFENQFEELEPEEAVAIMSAFVFQQKNTSAPSLTPKLAKTKQRVYDTAIRLGELQAHYNLQIDPEEYAQENLKFGLVEVVYEWAKGTPFAEICELTDVPEGLIVRTIVRLDETCREFKNAAAIMGNSALHKKMDSASNAIKRDIVFAASLYVTGV